The Solirubrobacter pauli sequence ACCGCGCTTGATCTTCAGCGTCGTGCGCTCCAGGACCGTGCCGTCCGGCGCGCTGCAGACCAGGTCGTACGCCTCGTCCAGGTGCGTCGCGTTGTACTGGCTCGGCCGCCCGGACGGGTTGACGTGCCACTCGAACTTGCCACTCGCCGGCACCGTGATCGACTGGGCGATCGTGTTCGGGAACGCGCGGACCTCGGCCGGCTGACCGGTGGTCCAGACGAGGCTGGAGCTGTCCAGCAGCGTGCTCTTGGAGAGCGTGAGCGTGGTGCCCGCGGGCGCCGTGCCCGTCAGCACCGAGTGCTTGTCGGCCTCGGTGGCGGCGGCGAACGCGTCGTAGTACAGGCCGCGCATCGTCTGGTTCGCGTAGCGCGTGCCCGTGCCCAGGTAGTTGTCGATCACGTTCTGGTACGGCGGGTGGAACGTCTGCGTGCCGGAGAAGCCCGGGGTCGCCTCCGGCGTGAAGCCGAACGCGCCGTACGCGTAGTACGCCTGCTGCTCGGCGGTCGAGGACGCCTCGTAGTAGACGTCGGTCCACGGGCCCGCCGCCCAGCCGGGCAGGTTCTTGGACAGGCGCTGCAGCAGCGCCTCGTAGGCCACCTCGTCCGCCACGACGTCCGGCTCGTTCGAGGAGCTCGGCGCGCGCAGCAGGCGCTGGTCGGGCGTGTGGTTGTTGATCGCGACGGTGACGTTGCTCTTGTTGAGCAGGTCGATCATGCCCTGGATCTCCGGCTCGCTGGCCGGGGCCTCACCGCGCGTGTTGGAGGCGGTGGCGGAGCTGCTCGAGCCCGGGCCGCCCCAGAACGGCAGGTAGTTGCGGTTGAGGTCGATGCCGCGGTTGACGTTCGCGGCCAGGGTGCAGTCGGCGAGCGTCGGGATCACGCCGGCCGTGATCCGGCAGTTCTTGCGCTTCTGCTCGTTCTGGAGGCTGCGGCTGAGGTCGTACCCGTCCGGGTTCACGACCGGCACCGCGATCAGCTTGCCCTTCTCGAGCAGCGCGCTGGCGTCGTCGCCGGCCTTGTCGTTGAGCAGCAGGTCCCAGATGAACTCGAGCGTGAACTCCACCGTCGGCCATTCGCGCGCGTGGTGCGCGCCGCTGAGCAGGAAGCTCGGCTTGGCGCCCGCCGTCGCCACGTCGTGGCTCACCTCGACGCCGTAGATCGTCTTGCCGAGCAGCGTCGGCTTGGACAGCGTGAACAGCTTCACCCTGTCCGGGTACGTCGTCGCGAGCTGCTGGAGCTCGGCGTTCACGTCGGTGAGCGTGCGATACGCGACCCGGCCGGTCGGCAGCGTGGACAGCGGCGCGATGCCCCGCTCGGCGCGCGCCTGATGGACCTCTTCCTTATCGAGGTAGGCGTCGTTGGCGCCGTCCATGTCCTCGATCAGCACCTTGTACGCGTAGCCCGTGCCCGCGAGGATCTGCTCGTCCTCCGGGCCGTGCAGCATCAGCTCCGTGCGTTCATCGCCCTCGTACGTCACGTCGAGGCCGAGCGCCTCGAGCTTGTGCAGCACGGCGTGGCTGGTCTCTTCGACCTCCACCAGCGTCGTCTTCGCCTGCGCGGCGCTCGGCAGCAGCAACGCGGTAGCCACCGCGAGCCCGGCAACGAGCTTGGAACCCTGCAACCCAATCCCCCCTCTGGTCAAGTCCCCTCCTGACCTGCACTTCCGGCGTGACGGCACGCTAGGGAACCGGGCCGGGCGGGGGAAGCGCTTGGGTGTGGACTTCTCTCAGCGCAGGCCCACGACAAGCCCTTCGAGGTCCAGCCGGGCGACGTCACGAGACCAGGCGGACGGTGAGTCCCGAGCCGGTGCCGAGCGGCTGGCCGGCGCCGTTCATCAGGCCGAGGATGCGCGCGACGTAGCCCTGGGTCTCGGGGTAGGGCGGAACGCAGCCGCACGCGCTGACGGGCACCGGGCCGGCGTTGTAGGCGGCGAGCGCGAGCGGGACGGAGCCGAACTGGCGCAGCAGGTCGCGCATCAGGTGCGCCTGCGCGTGGATCGCCTCGGTGGCGTCGAACGGGTCGTCCAGCCCGTACGTGCGCGCCGTGCCGGGCATGAACTGCGCGATGCCCTGCGCGCCCGCCCGGCTGGTGGCGAACGGGTTGAAGTTCGACTCCGCGTACAGCTGGGCGGCGAGCAGCGTCGCGGAGACGTTCCAGCGTTGGGCGGCCTGCCTGAGCGCGGACGCGAACTGCGGCGGGACGAACCCCGGGACGGCGCCGCGTGCCACGCCCGCCTTGCCGTCGTTGCCGGTGGAGGACGGGCTCGAGCCGGCGTTGAGCGTGAACCCGTAGTGCCACGGCTCCCAGCCGTAGCGCTGCACGAAGTGGAAGCGGGTCGCGTTCGCGGCCAGCCAGGCGTAGGCGGCGGGCGGGCCGATGTCGAGCTCGGTGCCGTTGCGATGCAGCGACTTGCCGGGCGGGGCGACCATCCTCGGGTCCGGGTTGCGCGCGAACAGCACGGCCTGCTCGGCGTCCGAGCGGAAGCCGCTGTTGATCGTGAGCGTGACCCCGTCGGCTTCGGCGGCGCGTTCCATCCGGTCGAAGGCCTGGGCGACGTCGGGCCGCATCGGCTTGCCCTGCCGGTAGGCGAGCGGGCCGTCGTAGCCGCCGCCGCTCGCGAAGCCGAGGTCGTCGGCGGCGCCGAGCTGCGCCTCGGCGGTCGCGCGGATCGTCGCCTCGCGCTCGCCGGCCCCGACGACGTCCCGCACCGCGACCCGGATGCGCACCGGGCCGATCGTCTCCCCGTCCGGGAAGCTCACCGTGGCGGTGGGCACGTCGTTCGCCTTCGCGACCTCGAGCGCCGCCGCCCGCCCGAGCGCCAGGTACGCGTCCTTCTCCAGGTGCCGCGGGTTCGGAGCCTTGTCGATGAACGCGGGCTCGAACAGGCGGTCGTAGTGGGCGTGCATGGCCTTCGCGCCGGCGACGGCCGCCAGGTCCGCCGCGCGTTGCGCCGCCGCGTCCCTCCCGACCGCCCGCGCGACCGCTCCGGCGATGAACACGGCGATCAGCACGCCGACGAGCCCGCCGACCAGCAGCACCGAGGCCTGCCCGTGCTCCGCGCGCAGCAGCGTGCGGCGTGGTCCGCGGGTGCGAGTCGCCTGACTCGCGGTTTCCGCGAGTGAGACGACATGCATGCCGGGTCGGCCGGCGGTATGCGAGGAGGCGCCGGCTCGACGGGCCGCGGGCGGGCTGGTCGGGTGTGTCATGGCTCGCTCCTCGTCGTGGCTTCGATGAGCCGGCGGATCGCCGGTGCCGTGCGGACGCCCGCCCGGGAGAGCTCCCGTGCGAGGCCGCGGGCCAGCGGTGCAGTCGTCGTCACCCGCGGGAGGCCCGCGGTCGCCGCGACCGCGAGGGGGCCGTCCGGGTCGGGGGTGACCAGGACGACGAGGTCCTGATCGGCGAGTGCGGCGTCGATCGCCGCGGTGCGCGGCGCCGTGACCGCGAACACGACCGGTGCCGCGACGAGCGCGAGCTGCCACGTGAGCGCGGGCAGCTCCGGGTCGGCCGGGTCCAGCCGCACCCAGGCGAGCCGGCCGCGTACCCGTGGCTCCAGCCCCTCAGCCTCGAGCTGCACGGCAAGTCGCCGTCCCGCGCCGCCTCCCCCGCCTCCGTCCGGCAGCGGCGGGCCGATGACCGCGACCGTCGCGGCCTTCGCCCGGGTCTCCCTCCGCAGAGCGAGCGCCAGCGCGGCCGCGACGGGCTCCGCCTCGCGCGGCCGGCCCACGACCGCCGCGCCGGTGACGACCCGGATGGCCACCGGGACGGCCGCGAGCGGCGCCGGTGCCGGGCTCGACGCCGATCCCCTCCCCAACCCCGGCTCCGTCCTCGACCCCGAGCCCCGCTGCGACCCCGACCCCAACCCCAAGCCCGAGCCTGGCTGCGCCCCCGACCCCGGCCTCGGCCCCGCTTCCGGCCCCGCATCCGACCCCGGCCCGACTCCCGACCCCGGCCCCGGTCGCGCCGGCGAGAGACCGGGCACGAAAGCGACGGGCGCCGGCCCGGACCGGGTCGGCGCGTCGGGCACATCGGCCGACGGCGGTGTGCTGGGCGGCGCCTGGCGGGCGGAGGCGCGGGTGCGTTGCTTGCGCGGCACCCGGGCCGGCGGGGTCGGCGGGTCGGGCGGCGCCGGGGACAGGAAGAAGTCGAGGGCTCGGCTCATGGAGTGGGTGGGCCGGCGTCGGCGTGGGCCTCGCCGGCGAGGCGGTCGGAGAGGGCCGCGATCGGCAAGCGCGGCCGCACGCGGACGTGGACGCGGCGGCCGGTGACGGTGATCGTCGCGCGGGTGCGGAGGTGCTCGGGCAAGGCGTCGCGGGCGGCCGTGCGGGCGTCGGAACCGCCCTGGAGGAGCGCCAGGGCGCCCGCCTCGGCGGCTTCGCCGGCCTGTTCGTGCGCGGTGGACGCGGCGACGAAGCTGAAGCCGACGAGCCCGATGAGCACGACCAGCGGCAGCAGGCCCAGGAGCTCGATCGTCGCCTGGCCGCGGGCGGACGCGAGACGGCGGGGGTATGCCTCGCAACCGTCCGCACAGGACGGTCTCCGGCCATACCCCGCGCTGGCCGGCTGCGCGGTCATGACTGCGGCCGGAAGTGGGACGTGGCGCCGACGCGCCCGACCGAAGCCGACGGGAACACGGCCGGGATGCGCACCGACACCCGGACGTCGCCGGACGCGTCGGCCTTGACCTGCAAGCCGCGCTCGAGCCGCCCCGGCAGGTGGCCGCGCGCGGCGGCCGCCGGGTCCTCCCCGACCGCATGCGCGCGCGCCGCGGCCCGCGCGGCCACGCGCGACTGCCAGACCGCCTCGCCCGCGAGCACCGCCTGGTAGGCACCCGCCAGCACCACGACCACGAGCGGCAGCACGGCTACGAGCTCGACGGACGCCTGTCCGCCGCTGGCGACGAGATGCCGACGACCACGAGCGGCGAGGCCGACCGCTGGGACGCGGCCGGCACGCGCGACGCGGCCGGCACGCACCAGGAGACCTGCGCCGCGGACGCGGCCGGCACGCGCGGCGCGGCCGCCACCCATGAAGAGAACGGCGCCGCAGACGCGGCCGGTACGCGCGGCGAAGCCGACGCGCCACCCGCGCCCGTGGCGCGACCACACGCGACGTCGTCGGCGCCGGCGGCGACTCCATGCGGGGTGGGGACCGGGCATGGTGGAAGCCTCCACCGGGGGCCTCACATGGGTCTACGCGTGGGTGTTACGAAAGTGCGCCGGCTTTGTGCCGGAAGTGCAACTTTCAGTAGGTCTTGTAGGAGCGCCAGACGCTGTAGAGGGCCCAGCCGGCGAGGCCGAGCATCAGCATCCAGATCATGCCGCCGAGGAGGTCGAGGTCGCCCCAGAGGCGGCCGGTGGCGGCGATGGCGAAGACGGCCAGGGCGAAGGCGCCGTAGGCGATGGCGCGCTGGCGCTCCTCGAGGCCGTGGAGGGTGTCACGGTGCTCCATGTAGAGGCGGTAGCCGAGCCAGCAGAAGCCGCCGAGGAAGAGCACGGAGAAGACGTTGCTGATCGTCGTGGCCGCGGTGCCGCCGCCTGGGAGCTTCCAGACGGCGACCGCCAGCACGAGGATGATCGCGACGTTGCGGATGTGCTTGTTGCGGTCCGGGTCCACCGGACGTCAACTTTAGCCCGCGGGGGCGTATTCGGGCGCGGGGAGCGCCGTCAACGCGGAGATGTCGTCGGGGGCCGACAGCTCGTCGGCCGGTTCCGGGACGGGCAGGGCCGCGCCGACCGGGTCCTCGACGGGCTCGGCCGAGAAGCGGTAGCCGATGCCGAAGTGGGTGTGGATGTAGCGCCAGTTCGACGAGGCGCGCTCGAGCTTCGAGCGCAGCTTGCGCACGAAGACGTCGACGCTGCGGTCGCCGTGGACCATGGCGTAGCCCCAGACGCGCTGGTAGATCTCCTCACGCTGCAGGACCTGGCCCTCCGCCTCGGCGAGGAGCTGGATGAGCTCGAACTCGCGGCGGGTGAGCTCGACGGACACGCCGCCGACGAACGCCTGGAACTGGTCGGCGCGGATCTCGACCTCGCCGATCATGACGGGGCCCTTCTCGACGCGCACGTCGGCGCGCTTGCGACGGCGGACGACGGCCTCCACGCGGGCGATGAGCTCCTCGGGGTGGCAGGGCTTGGTGACCCAGTCGTCGGCGCCGAGGCGCAGGCCGCGCACACGCTGCGCCACGGAGGACTGCCCCGTGCACACGATCACGCCCAGGCCGGGCAGACGAGCGCAGAGCTTGTCGAGGTAGGTCCAGCCCTGCGGGCCGAGCACGGCCAGGTCGACCACGACCGCGTTCAGCCGCATCGCCACCATGGCGTCCAGCGGAACGGGTGAGGCCAACACGCGGTACTGCCAACCCATCCCCTCCAGGCGCTTGCCCAGCACCTGGAGGAAACCGGTGTCGGAGTCGATCACCGCGAGCCGGACGGTGGACTGGCCGCCAGGCGCGGCGCCGGTGCGCCGCTCTTCGCTCATCGTCGTCATCTCGCTGGGCACAGTATCCACGACCGGGTTTGTCTACGAGGGTTCAAACGTCCAGATAACGACCTGGTTACAACCCGAAAACCGGATCCGCCGAGATACCGGCGGATCCGTTCACTCAGCTCACGTGGGACGCGTCCGAGAACTCTCGGAACTGCCCCGTGACGACGAACGCGACCTGCTCGCCGATGTCCACCGCGTTGTCGCCGATCCGCTCGATCGCACGCGCGACGAGCATCATCGACATCGCCCACTCGCGCCGGTCCGCGTCCGTCCCGATCTCGACCGCCCGCGAGAACACGCAGCGGTTCAAGCGGTTGATCTCGTGGTCCTGGCGGACCAGGTCCTCGGCCACGGCCACGTCGCGCAGCAGGAACGCCTGCTTGCACTGCTCGACCTCGGAGCGGGCGAGCTTGCCCATCTTGAAGATGTACTCGAGCATCTGCTCGTCCTTGGGCGGCTCGTAGCCGACCACGGGCAGCATCTTCGCGATGTTCACGCACTGGTCGCCCATCCGCTCCACGTGCTTGATCACGTGCAGCAGCGCGGCGACGAGCCGCAGGTCCGACGCGACGGGCGCCTGCAGGGCGAGCAGGGACAGGATGCCCTGCTGGACCTCCAGATACCGCCCGTCGATGCGATCGTCGTCATGGATGACGATCGACGCGAGCTCGATGTCCTGGTGCTCGAGCGCCTCGAGCGTGCGGTCGAGGGTCTTGACGACGAGGTCGATCCCCCCGAGCGCCTGCGACTCGAGCTCGCGGAGCTCTTCCTGGAATTGCTGACGGCCACCCACGATCTCTCTCCTGACCGCGAAGGGCTCAGCCGAATCGTCCGCTGACGTAGTCCTCAGTCTCCTTGTTGGACGGGTTGGAGAAGATCTTCTCCGTCGTGTCCACCTCGACGAGACGCCCCGGCTTGCCGGTGCCCTCGATGTTGAAGAAGGCAGTGTTATCGGATGAGCGCGACGCCTGCTGCATGTTGTGCGTGACGATCACGATCGTGTACTCCTTCTTGAGCTCGGTGATCAGGTCCTCGATCGCGAGCGTGGAGATCGGATCGAGGGCCGAGGCGGGCTCGTCCATCAGGAGGACGTCGGGCTCGACGGCGGTCGCGCGAGCGATGCAGAGACGCTGCTGCTGGCCGCCGGACAGGCCCATGCCGGGCTTGCCGAGGCGGTCCTTGACCTCGTCCCACAGGTTCGCGCCGCGCAGGGCGCGCTCGACGATCGCGTCGAGGTCGGCCTTCTTGATCTTGCGCGCGTTGAGCTTGAGGCCGGCCGCCACGTTGTCGTAGATCGACATCGTCGGGAACGGGTTCGGCGCCTGGAACACCATGCCGATCTGGCGGCGGACCTGGACCGGGTCGGCGTCGGACGCGTAGATGTCGGTCTCGTCGAGCAGGACCTCGCCGTCGGCGTACGCGCCCGGGACGAGCTCGTGCATCCGGTTCAGCGAGCGCAGGAACGTCGACTTGCCGCAGCCGGAGGAGCCGATCAGCGCCGTGACCTTGTTCGGCTCGATCGTGATGTTGACGTCCTTGACCGCCAGGAACTTGCCGTAGTACAGGTTCAGGTTGGTGGCCTTGATGCTCTTGGCCTTGACGGGCGCGATGGCGGTCATCGGATCTCCGTGCCGAAGCGGCGGTAGATGAAGCGGGCGGCCACGTTCAGGATCATCACGATCATGATCAGCACGAGCGCGGCGGTCCACGCACGGTCGATCGACGGCTCGGGCGGCACGCCGGGGGACTTGTAGGAGCTGAAGGCGAAGACCGCGAGGTTCTGCATGCGGCCGTCGAACGGGTTGGTGTTGACCGATGCCACGACGCCGGTGGTGATCAGCAGCGGAGCGGTCTCGCCGATCACGCGGGCGATCGCAAGCACGATGCCGGTGACGATGCCGCCGAGCGCGGTCGGCAGGACGACCTTGAGGATCGTCCGCCACTTGGGCACGCCGAGCGCGTAGGACGCCTCGCGCAGCGAGTTCGGGACGATCCGCAGCATCTCCTCGGTCGACCGCACGACGATCGGGATCATCAGCACCGACAGCGCGACCGCGCCGATGATGCCGAGGCGGATGCCCGGGCCGAGGAAGATCGAGAACAGCGCGAAGGCGAACAGGCCGGCGACGATCGACGGGATGCCGGTCATGACGTCGACGAAGAACGTCAGCGCGCGCTTCAGGCGCCCGGTGCCGTACTCCTGCAGGTAGATCGCGGCGAGGATGCCGATCGGCACCGAGATCACCGCGGCGCAGCCCGTGATGATGAGCGTGCCGTAGATCGCGTGGATGGCGCCGCCGCCCTCGCCGATCACGCCGCGCATCGACCACGTGAAGAACTGCGAGTCGAAGCGCGCGGCACCGCGCTCGATCACGGTGTAGAGCAGCGAGACGAGCGGCGTGAGCGCCAGCGCGAACGCGGCGACGACGCCGTAGGTGACGGTGCGGTCGGTCGCACGCCGCGGGCCTTCGACGGTGCGCGAGATCACGTACTGCGCGACGCCGCCGACGACGACCGTCGCGACGATCCAGAGCGCGAGGTTGAAGCCCGTCGCGAGCAGCAGCAGGCCGATCACGGCGGCCACGCCGGCGACGATGCCCCACGGCGCCCAACCCGGCAGGACCCGGCCGGCGACCTGCACCGGCGGGCGCACCCGCGCGGGCGCGGACGTCTCGGCGACGGGCACATCGACGGTGTGGGCCGTGTTGCCCGCCAGCGACGGCAGGCCCTGCGGCTCGTGCGTGGGCTCGGTCACGTGCTCGCGTTCGGTGGGTTCGGTGCTCATGGGTTAGATCCGGACCTGGCGGTTGATCACCGTGCGCGCGGCCATGTTGACCGCGAGCGTCAGGGCGAAGAGGACGAGGCCGGAGGCGATCAACGCGTTGACCGCGAGGCCGGAGGACTCGGGGAAGGTGAGCGCGATGTTGGCGGCGATCGTCGACGGGTTCGCCGACGAGATCAGGTTGTCGGTCACGCCGCCGGAGACCGAGAGCAGGATGGCCACGGCCATGGTCTCGCCGAGCGCGCGGCCGAGGCCGAGCATCGAGGCGGAGATGATCGCCGACTTGCCGAACGGCAGGACGGTCAGGCGGATCATCTCCCAGCGCGTGGCGCCGAGGGCGAGCGCGCCCTCCTGCAGCCGGCGCGGGGTCTGCTCGAACACCGCGCGCGTGACGGCCGTGATGATCGGCAGGATCATCACCGCGAGCACGACGCCCGCGACGAGCATGGTGCGGCCCGTGGACGAGGCGGGGCCTTCGAAGAACGGGATGAAGCCGAGGTTGTCCGACAGCCATTCGAGCACCGGCACGGACGCCGGGCCGAGGACCGCGATGCCCCAGAGGCCGTAGATGACGCTCGGGATCGCGGCCAGCAGGTCGATGAGGTAGCTCATCGGCTGGGCGATGCGGCGCGGCGCGATGTGGCTGATGAACAGCGCCACCGCGACGGCCATGGGCACCGCGACGATGATCGCGATCGTCGCGGCGACGACGGTGCCGTAGAGCAGAGGCCAGACGTACTTGATGAGGCTCTCCTGGTTGGGGAGGTCCTCGGCGCTGGCGGTGATGGCCGGCCAGGCCTTCACCAGCAGGAAGATCGCCACACCGGCGAGGATGGCCAGGATCAGGCCACCCGCGCCGGTCGCGGCTCCCTTGAAGACGCGGTCACCGACGCCGCCCCTGGCGGGTCCGCCGCGAACTACGGATTGCAGGTCGTCGACGTCGGCTGCGCTCACGTCTGCCTCAGCTCCAGTGGTGGTTCGTTAGTTGGCCGCGATCGCGTCGACGGCCGGCTGCACCTTGGCGCGGACGGCCTCGCTGATCGGGGCGGAGCCCGCGTTGGTCGCGGCGGCCTGCTGGCCCTCCGCGCTGACGATGTAGTTGACGTAGCCCTTGACGAGGGCGCCCTGAGCGGCGTCGTCGTACTTGGTGCAGGCCAGCAGGTAGGACACGAGCACGATCGGGTACGTGCCGGCCTCGGTGGTGTCGCGCTTGAGGTCGTACGTGAACACGTGCGCGCCCGGGTCGTCGGTCTCCTCGGAGGCCTCGACGATCTTGGCGGCCGCCTCGGGCGTCGGGGCGACGAACTCCTCGCCGACCTTGACCGAAGCCTTGCCGAGCTCGCCCGCCTGGGAAGCGTCGGCGTAGCCGATCGCGCCCTTGCCGGCCTTGACGGCGTCGACCACGCCGGACGTGCCCTGAGCGGCCTCGCCGCCCTTGACGGGCCAGTCGCCGCTGACCTCGAAGTCCCACACGTCGGGGGCGACGGCGGCCAGGTACTCCTGGAAGTTCTCCGTGGTGCCCGACTCGTCAGAGCGGTTGACGACCGTGATGCGCTCGCTCGGGAGCGTCGCGTCCGGGTTGTCGGCCTTGATGGCCGCGTCGTCCCACGTCTTGATCTCCTGCTTGAAGATCTTCGCGAGCGTCTCCGGCGAGAGCTGGAGGTTCTCGACGCCGTCGAGGTTGTAGAT is a genomic window containing:
- the pstB gene encoding phosphate ABC transporter ATP-binding protein PstB — its product is MTAIAPVKAKSIKATNLNLYYGKFLAVKDVNITIEPNKVTALIGSSGCGKSTFLRSLNRMHELVPGAYADGEVLLDETDIYASDADPVQVRRQIGMVFQAPNPFPTMSIYDNVAAGLKLNARKIKKADLDAIVERALRGANLWDEVKDRLGKPGMGLSGGQQQRLCIARATAVEPDVLLMDEPASALDPISTLAIEDLITELKKEYTIVIVTHNMQQASRSSDNTAFFNIEGTGKPGRLVEVDTTEKIFSNPSNKETEDYVSGRFG
- the pstC gene encoding phosphate ABC transporter permease subunit PstC, with amino-acid sequence MQSVVRGGPARGGVGDRVFKGAATGAGGLILAILAGVAIFLLVKAWPAITASAEDLPNQESLIKYVWPLLYGTVVAATIAIIVAVPMAVAVALFISHIAPRRIAQPMSYLIDLLAAIPSVIYGLWGIAVLGPASVPVLEWLSDNLGFIPFFEGPASSTGRTMLVAGVVLAVMILPIITAVTRAVFEQTPRRLQEGALALGATRWEMIRLTVLPFGKSAIISASMLGLGRALGETMAVAILLSVSGGVTDNLISSANPSTIAANIALTFPESSGLAVNALIASGLVLFALTLAVNMAARTVINRQVRI
- a CDS encoding transglycosylase SLT domain-containing protein — its product is MHVVSLAETASQATRTRGPRRTLLRAEHGQASVLLVGGLVGVLIAVFIAGAVARAVGRDAAAQRAADLAAVAGAKAMHAHYDRLFEPAFIDKAPNPRHLEKDAYLALGRAAALEVAKANDVPTATVSFPDGETIGPVRIRVAVRDVVGAGEREATIRATAEAQLGAADDLGFASGGGYDGPLAYRQGKPMRPDVAQAFDRMERAAEADGVTLTINSGFRSDAEQAVLFARNPDPRMVAPPGKSLHRNGTELDIGPPAAYAWLAANATRFHFVQRYGWEPWHYGFTLNAGSSPSSTGNDGKAGVARGAVPGFVPPQFASALRQAAQRWNVSATLLAAQLYAESNFNPFATSRAGAQGIAQFMPGTARTYGLDDPFDATEAIHAQAHLMRDLLRQFGSVPLALAAYNAGPVPVSACGCVPPYPETQGYVARILGLMNGAGQPLGTGSGLTVRLVS
- the phoU gene encoding phosphate signaling complex protein PhoU, with product MGGRQQFQEELRELESQALGGIDLVVKTLDRTLEALEHQDIELASIVIHDDDRIDGRYLEVQQGILSLLALQAPVASDLRLVAALLHVIKHVERMGDQCVNIAKMLPVVGYEPPKDEQMLEYIFKMGKLARSEVEQCKQAFLLRDVAVAEDLVRQDHEINRLNRCVFSRAVEIGTDADRREWAMSMMLVARAIERIGDNAVDIGEQVAFVVTGQFREFSDASHVS
- a CDS encoding response regulator transcription factor — its product is MTTMSEERRTGAAPGGQSTVRLAVIDSDTGFLQVLGKRLEGMGWQYRVLASPVPLDAMVAMRLNAVVVDLAVLGPQGWTYLDKLCARLPGLGVIVCTGQSSVAQRVRGLRLGADDWVTKPCHPEELIARVEAVVRRRKRADVRVEKGPVMIGEVEIRADQFQAFVGGVSVELTRREFELIQLLAEAEGQVLQREEIYQRVWGYAMVHGDRSVDVFVRKLRSKLERASSNWRYIHTHFGIGYRFSAEPVEDPVGAALPVPEPADELSAPDDISALTALPAPEYAPAG
- a CDS encoding M14 family zinc carboxypeptidase; translated protein: MQGSKLVAGLAVATALLLPSAAQAKTTLVEVEETSHAVLHKLEALGLDVTYEGDERTELMLHGPEDEQILAGTGYAYKVLIEDMDGANDAYLDKEEVHQARAERGIAPLSTLPTGRVAYRTLTDVNAELQQLATTYPDRVKLFTLSKPTLLGKTIYGVEVSHDVATAGAKPSFLLSGAHHAREWPTVEFTLEFIWDLLLNDKAGDDASALLEKGKLIAVPVVNPDGYDLSRSLQNEQKRKNCRITAGVIPTLADCTLAANVNRGIDLNRNYLPFWGGPGSSSSATASNTRGEAPASEPEIQGMIDLLNKSNVTVAINNHTPDQRLLRAPSSSNEPDVVADEVAYEALLQRLSKNLPGWAAGPWTDVYYEASSTAEQQAYYAYGAFGFTPEATPGFSGTQTFHPPYQNVIDNYLGTGTRYANQTMRGLYYDAFAAATEADKHSVLTGTAPAGTTLTLSKSTLLDSSSLVWTTGQPAEVRAFPNTIAQSITVPASGKFEWHVNPSGRPSQYNATHLDEAYDLVCSAPDGTVLERTTLKIKRGEVANRSLCTTGTVGGTVPATLSLTLGAPATFGAFVPGLAAEYDASTKADVISTAGSATLSVSDPDTANTGKLVNGAFALAQPLRAAASSPAAGAGSALTPVTTNTPLLTWTAPVSNDPATVAFKQAIGAGDPLRTGTYSKTLTFTLSTTNP
- the pstA gene encoding phosphate ABC transporter permease PstA is translated as MSTEPTEREHVTEPTHEPQGLPSLAGNTAHTVDVPVAETSAPARVRPPVQVAGRVLPGWAPWGIVAGVAAVIGLLLLATGFNLALWIVATVVVGGVAQYVISRTVEGPRRATDRTVTYGVVAAFALALTPLVSLLYTVIERGAARFDSQFFTWSMRGVIGEGGGAIHAIYGTLIITGCAAVISVPIGILAAIYLQEYGTGRLKRALTFFVDVMTGIPSIVAGLFAFALFSIFLGPGIRLGIIGAVALSVLMIPIVVRSTEEMLRIVPNSLREASYALGVPKWRTILKVVLPTALGGIVTGIVLAIARVIGETAPLLITTGVVASVNTNPFDGRMQNLAVFAFSSYKSPGVPPEPSIDRAWTAALVLIMIVMILNVAARFIYRRFGTEIR
- the pstS gene encoding phosphate ABC transporter substrate-binding protein PstS — its product is MGTTRFKPVAMAAAVALAFGATACGAANEEPAQSGSNNANAAAATPAAAELSGNLAGAGASSQEAAQQAWIAGFQEANPDTTISYDAVGSGGGREQFIAGGVAFAGTDSHVKDEELTGAQERCGGPDNLIEIPAYISPIAVIYNLDGVENLQLSPETLAKIFKQEIKTWDDAAIKADNPDATLPSERITVVNRSDESGTTENFQEYLAAVAPDVWDFEVSGDWPVKGGEAAQGTSGVVDAVKAGKGAIGYADASQAGELGKASVKVGEEFVAPTPEAAAKIVEASEETDDPGAHVFTYDLKRDTTEAGTYPIVLVSYLLACTKYDDAAQGALVKGYVNYIVSAEGQQAAATNAGSAPISEAVRAKVQPAVDAIAAN